Part of the Oerskovia paurometabola genome is shown below.
CGCCCTGGGTCTCCAAGGGTCTGACCGACGGCGCCGCAGCGATGGCCGAGCGGACCTTCGACGCGCTCTGGGCCGCGACCGACGGCGGCCGCCTGCCGGTCGTCTCGGACGCGTCGAGTTGCACGCACGGCCTCGAAGGGGTCGGGTCCCACCTGGCCGGCGAGGCGCGCGAGCGGTTCGAGCGGCTGCGCGTCGTGGACGCCGTGACGTTCGTGCGCAGCGACGTCCTGCCCGCGCTCGAGGCGAGCGGTCGCTCCCCCCGGGCCGTGGGAACCACGCTGGGCTCGCTCGTCCTGCACCCGACGTGCTCGTCGATCCACCTGGGGGTCGTCGGCGACCTCGAGGCGGTCGCGTGCGCGGTGGCCGACGACGTCGTGCTCCCCCTCGACGCGGGATGCTGCGGGTTCGCCGGCGACCGCGGCATGCTCCACCCCGAGCTCACGGCGGCGGCGACGCGCGCCGAGGCCGCCGAGGTCGCGGCCCACGCTCGCGAGCACGGCCGTGCGGACGCGTACGCGTCGAGCAACCGGACGTGCGAGATGGGCCTGAGCCGGGCGACGGGGCAGGACTACGTGCACGTCGTCGAGCTGCTCGAGGCGGCCACCCGTCCCTGACGGGTCCCGCACCCCGACGTGTCGGAAGGAGCGTGACCCGGAGGTCACGCTCCTCTGGCACGTCAGCGCCCGGCGGAAGGGGCGCAGGCTCAGCGCGGCTGCACGTCCGCGTGGATCAGCCCGTAGATCGCGGAGTCCGTCAGCGCCTCCCAGGCCGCCTCGATGAGGTTCGGCCCGACGCCCACCGTCGACCAGGACGTCGCCCCGTCGGTCATCTCGATGAGGACGCGCGTGATGGCGTCCGTGCCCTGCTCGGTATCGAGGATGCGGACCTTGAAGTCGATCAGCTCGAACGCCTCGATCTCCGGGTACACACGCCGCAGCGCGAGCCGCAGCGCATGGTCGAGAGCGTTCACGGGCCCGTTGCCCTCACCCGTCTTGACGATGCGCTTGCCGCCGGCGTGCAGCTTGACGGTCGCCTCCGCCGTCGCCTCGGTGCCACGTCCCCCGGCCCGTTCGACGATCGTGCGCCAGCTCTCGACCCGGAAGAACTGCGGCCGCTCGCCCGCGATCTCCTCGCGCAGCAGCAGCTCGAACGAGGCGTCGGCCGCGTCGTAGGTGTACCCGCGGGCCTCGGCCTCCTTGACCCGGTGCGTCACGCGCGAGAGGACGTCGCCCTGGTCCGACAGGTCGAAGCCCATCTCGCGGCCCTTGAGCTCGATCGAGGCGCGGCCCGCCATGTCCGAGATGAGCATGCGCATGTCGTTGCCGACGAGCGTGGGCTCGATGTGCTGGTAGAGGTCCGGGTCGACCTTGATCGCCGAGGCGTGCAGCCCGGCCTTGTGCGCGAACGCGCTCGCCCCGACGTACGGCTGGCGCGCGTACGGGGAGATGTTGGTGATCTCGCTGATGGCGTGCGCGATGCGCGTGGTCTCCTGCAGGCCGCCGTCGACGAGAAGGCTCCGGCCGTGCTTGAGCTCGAGGTTCGCGACGACCGTGATGAGGTCGGCGTTCCCCGTGCGCTCGCCGTAGCCGTTGACGGTCCCCTGGACGTGCGCGGCGCCCGCGGCCACGGCCGCGAGCGAGTTCGCGACCGCGCAGCCCGAGTCGTTGTGCGCGTGCATCCCGAGCAGCGGGTCGCCGGCACCGGCGTGCAGCCCGTGCGGGATCCCGACGGCGTCGCGCAGCTCCGTGACGATCTCACCTACCCACTCGGGCAGCATGCCGCCG
Proteins encoded:
- the cimA gene encoding citramalate synthase; this translates as MTSQVNPVAPATASASSTFHVYDTTLRDGAQQEGMNLSVADKLAIAPLLDELGVGFIEGGWPGAIPKDTDFFARAAKELTLKNAVLAAFGATRKAGIRAADDQQVRALVASQAPVVTLVAKSDLRHAERALRTTGAENLAMITDTVTFLVAEGRRVVLDAEHFFDGYRFDPAYSRAAVEAAFAAGAEVVALCDTNGGMLPEWVGEIVTELRDAVGIPHGLHAGAGDPLLGMHAHNDSGCAVANSLAAVAAGAAHVQGTVNGYGERTGNADLITVVANLELKHGRSLLVDGGLQETTRIAHAISEITNISPYARQPYVGASAFAHKAGLHASAIKVDPDLYQHIEPTLVGNDMRMLISDMAGRASIELKGREMGFDLSDQGDVLSRVTHRVKEAEARGYTYDAADASFELLLREEIAGERPQFFRVESWRTIVERAGGRGTEATAEATVKLHAGGKRIVKTGEGNGPVNALDHALRLALRRVYPEIEAFELIDFKVRILDTEQGTDAITRVLIEMTDGATSWSTVGVGPNLIEAAWEALTDSAIYGLIHADVQPR